From the Scatophagus argus isolate fScaArg1 chromosome 21, fScaArg1.pri, whole genome shotgun sequence genome, one window contains:
- the arl4d gene encoding ADP-ribosylation factor-like protein 4D produces MGNQLTDMAPSTPSFLPNFHSLHVVVIGLDSAGKTSLLYRLKLKEFVETIPTKGFNTEKIKVAVGTSRTINFQVWDVGGQEKLRPLWKSYTRRTDGMVFVVDSTELERMEEAKVELHKITRTSENQGVPVLILANKQDLDSALSVSEVEKLLSVHELSLYTLHHVQSCSAVDGRGLQPGLEKLYEMIVKRKKMVKHNRNRKR; encoded by the coding sequence ATGGGGAACCAGCTGACTGATATGGCTCCCAGCACGCCGTCCTTCCTGCCAAACTTCCACTCTCTGCACGTGGTCGTCATCGGCCTGGACTCGGCCGGCAAAACCTCTCTGCTCTACAGGCTCAAACTGAAGGAGTTTGTGGAAACGATCCCCACCAAGGGCTTCAACACGGAGAAGATCAAGGTGGCTGTGGGCACCTCTCGGACCATAAACTTCCAGGTGTGGGACGTGGGCGGCCAGGAGAAGCTGCGCCCGCTGTGGAAGTCTTACACCCGGCGGACGGACGGGATGGTGTTTGTGGTGGACTCCACTGAGctggagaggatggaggaggcCAAAGTGGAGCTCCACAAGATCACCCGCACCTCAGAGAACCAGGGGGTCCCCGTGCTCATCCTGGCCAACAAACAGGACCTGGATTCGGCCTTGTCCGTCAGCGAGGTGGAGAAGCTGCTTTCCGTCCACGAACTGAGCTTGTACACGCTGCATCACGTGCAAAGCTGCAGCGCTGTGGACGGCCGCGGTCTCCAGCCGGGCCTGGAGAAACTTTACGAGATGATCgtcaagaggaagaagatggtgAAGCACaacaggaacagaaagagatga